Proteins from a single region of Methanomicrobia archaeon:
- the cofG gene encoding 7,8-didemethyl-8-hydroxy-5-deazariboflavin synthase subunit CofG: protein MRNNYVTFSRNIFIPVTNICRNACGYCVYRACSQEAAYVVGTEDVLDLFRQRGAATEALFTAGEQPERADALGSLFTARVAEEGFDSLTTYTKQLCQLAIQHGLLPHCNLGVLTREELQELKEVNASMGLMLESTVELEAHVKSPGKEPAVRLQMLEDAGRLEIPFTTGILIGIGETQEDRIRSLETLAAVHERYGHIQEVIIQPFLPKPATVMANASSPPFVAMKETVRAARRILPAEVAIQVPPNLTSPKALIELGASDLGGISERTIDYINPEAPWPTEEELSRKIAPYELRERLPIYPRYIKKGWYSDRIKPLIARYAEGTGLRRKSH, encoded by the coding sequence ATGAGAAACAATTACGTCACCTTTTCCAGAAACATCTTCATACCCGTGACGAACATCTGCCGGAACGCATGCGGCTATTGCGTCTACCGCGCGTGCAGCCAGGAAGCGGCGTACGTCGTGGGCACTGAGGACGTTCTTGACCTGTTCCGGCAGCGAGGCGCGGCCACTGAAGCACTCTTTACGGCCGGCGAGCAGCCCGAACGCGCTGATGCGCTGGGCTCGCTCTTCACTGCCCGGGTGGCTGAAGAGGGATTCGACTCGCTCACAACGTATACAAAACAACTCTGCCAGCTCGCGATCCAGCACGGGCTCCTGCCGCACTGCAATCTGGGTGTGCTGACCCGCGAGGAACTCCAGGAATTAAAGGAGGTGAACGCGTCCATGGGCTTGATGCTCGAGTCCACTGTGGAGCTCGAGGCGCACGTAAAATCGCCCGGTAAAGAGCCCGCAGTGCGGTTGCAGATGCTCGAGGACGCGGGTAGGCTGGAGATCCCGTTCACCACCGGCATATTGATCGGTATCGGTGAGACGCAAGAAGACCGCATCCGGTCATTAGAAACACTTGCAGCGGTTCACGAGCGGTACGGGCACATACAGGAAGTGATCATTCAGCCGTTCTTACCGAAACCCGCCACCGTAATGGCGAACGCAAGCTCACCGCCGTTCGTGGCGATGAAGGAGACGGTTCGTGCGGCACGGAGGATCTTACCGGCTGAGGTTGCGATCCAGGTGCCGCCGAATTTAACCTCGCCGAAGGCGCTTATCGAGCTCGGCGCCTCGGACCTCGGCGGGATCTCGGAGCGGACGATCGACTATATCAATCCGGAAGCGCCATGGCCGACCGAAGAGGAACTCAGCCGAAAGATAGCGCCCTACGAACTCCGCGAGCGGCTGCCGATCTATCCGCGATACATCAAGAAGGGATGGTACAGCGACCGAATAAAACCGCTCATAGCGCGGTATGCAGAGGGAACGGGGTTGAGACGCAAGAGTCACTAA
- a CDS encoding ribose-phosphate diphosphokinase yields the protein MKIIPGVTTQVLAARIASELGTRASLCEFKRFPDGELYTRVVDEIKGEEVTIVQSLMADTGLISLLQLIDAVEEAHTTTVVIPYLGYARQDKRFKPGEAISSRAIARGISFAGIVDRIYVVNVHNPAVLRYFDVDAKDLNAAPLIGDYIAHRAIPDPVIIGPDEGARELAKAVAEQHSFDFDVLEKKRISGDQVQIKPKEVSVAGKNVVIVDDIISTGGTIAEAAALLKAQDANDIYVTCIHGLFAQNATLRILNAGVKEIIATDTIQSIFSEISVAKMIADELST from the coding sequence ATGAAGATCATACCCGGAGTAACGACCCAGGTCCTGGCGGCACGCATTGCCAGTGAACTGGGCACTCGCGCCTCATTGTGTGAATTCAAGCGGTTCCCTGATGGTGAGTTGTACACCCGTGTGGTGGATGAGATAAAGGGCGAGGAAGTAACTATCGTGCAGAGCCTCATGGCTGATACCGGCCTAATCTCGCTGCTGCAGTTGATCGATGCGGTCGAGGAGGCACACACGACGACCGTGGTCATACCATATCTGGGCTATGCACGCCAGGATAAACGGTTCAAACCCGGTGAGGCGATCAGCTCCCGGGCAATCGCACGCGGCATCAGCTTCGCGGGCATCGTGGACCGGATTTACGTGGTGAACGTGCATAATCCCGCGGTCTTGCGCTACTTCGATGTCGATGCGAAGGATCTGAATGCCGCACCATTGATCGGCGATTACATCGCGCACCGGGCGATACCGGATCCCGTGATCATCGGACCCGACGAGGGTGCACGCGAGCTGGCGAAGGCGGTGGCGGAACAGCACAGCTTCGATTTCGATGTGCTGGAGAAGAAGCGGATCAGCGGCGATCAGGTCCAGATCAAGCCGAAGGAGGTGAGCGTCGCGGGCAAGAACGTGGTCATTGTGGACGACATCATCTCAACTGGCGGCACGATCGCCGAGGCGGCCGCGCTCCTGAAGGCGCAAGACGCCAATGACATCTACGTCACCTGCATCCACGGCCTCTTCGCGCAGAACGCAACGCTCCGCATACTCAACGCGGGTGTCAAGGAGATCATCGCCACCGACACCATACAGTCGATCTTCAGCGAGATCAGCGTTGCGAAGATGATCGCCGACGAGTTGAGCACCTAA